A portion of the Lolium rigidum isolate FL_2022 chromosome 1, APGP_CSIRO_Lrig_0.1, whole genome shotgun sequence genome contains these proteins:
- the LOC124683420 gene encoding cytochrome P450 94B3-like: MYLDVCRCVYICRRSLCIVPHPSSTSPLSLESVNPAYSMIPGSYMMFFQFVGCCLLLLLYSLRFRSSSPVHGPRSYPVIGCLVAFYENRRRLLDWYTQMLSASPTQTIVVDRLGARRTVVTANPVNVEHILKGNFANYPKGKPFTDVLGDLLGKGIFNVDGEMWSAQRKLVSHEFSARTLRELEIAVLEAEALDRLVPALEAAAEPGGGAVDMQDVLRRFAFDVICRVSLGVDPGCLDPALPAPRLATAFDAAAGIIARRGAAPVAAVWKIKRALDIGSERRLREEVKVIHEAVMDLIRSRKKERFLVNGARNDLLSRMIECGYADEEIRDMVISFIMAGRDTTSSALTWFFWLLMRHRDVERDVLDEITSMRQQLQGSSSSSNAGEGFDLDDFRRMRVLHAALSETMRLYPPVAWDSKHAAAADVLPDGTRVGAGDRVTYFQYGMGRMEAIWGSDAADFSLDRWLALPSDGMAGGVSPFKYPVFQGGPRTCLGREMAFAQMKFVACAVLRRFDLRPVDEGRTPVFLPLLTSHMAGGLNVTVRRRAEDARHGTHDAATTAGKTH; the protein is encoded by the coding sequence ATGTATCTAGACGTATGCAGATGTGTATATATATGTCGCCGATCACTGTGTATTGTCCCACACCCATCCTCTACCTCCCCTCTCTCACTAGAATCAGTAAATCCAGCCTACAGCATGATACCTGGAAGTTACATGATGTTCTTTCAGTTTGTCGGATGCTGCCTCCTGCTCCTGCTATACTCTCTTCGATTTAGGTCTAGCAGCCCTGTGCATGGGCCAAGAAGCTACCCGGTGATCGGCTGCCTGGTTGCCTTCTACGAGAACCGGCGGCGGCTCCTCGACTGGTACACCCAGATGCTGTCGGCCTCGCCGACGCAGACGATCGTCGTTGACCGGCTGGGCGCGCGGCGAACCGTGGTAACGGCGAACCCGGTCAACGTTGAGCACATCCTCAAGGGCAACTTCGCCAACTACCCAAAGGGGAAGCCCTTCACCGACGTGCTCGGCGACCTGCTCGGCAAGGGCATCTTCAACGTCGACGGCGAGATGTGGTCCGCGCAGCGGAAGCTGGTGAGCCACGAGTTCTCGGCGCGCACGCTCCGGGAGCTGGAGATCGCCGTGCTCGAGGCCGAGGCGCTCGACCGCCTCGTGCCGGcgctggaggcggccgcggagccGGGCGGCGGTGCCGTGGACATGCAGGATGTCCTCCGCCGGTTCGCCTTCGACGTCATCTGCCGTGTCTCGCTGGGCGTTGACCCAGGATGCCTTGACCCGGCATTGCCGGCGCCGAGGCTGGCAACCGCTTTCGACGCGGCCGCCGGGATCATCGCCAGGCGGGGCGCCGCGCCGGTGGCCGCCGTGTGGAAGATCAAGCGCGCGCTGGACATCGGCTCGGAGCGGCGGCTGCGGGAGGAGGTCAAGGTGATCCACGAAGCCGTCATGGACCTCATCCGGAGCCGCAAGAAGGAACGGTTCCTGGTCAACGGCGCGAGGAACGACCTACTGTCGCGGATGATCGAATGCGGCTACGCCGACGAGGAGATCCGGGACATGGTGATCAGCTTCATCATGGCCGGCCGCGacacgacgtcgtcggcgctgaccTGGTTCTTCTGGCTGCTCATGCGCCACCGCGACGTCGAGCGGGATGTCTTGGATGAGATCACGAGCATGAGGCAACAACTacaaggcagcagcagcagcagcaacgccGGGGAAGGCTTCGACCTGGACGACTTCCGCAGGATGCGGGTGCTCCACGCCGCGCTGAGCGAGACGATGCGGCTGTACCCTCCGGTGGCGTGGGACTCGAAGCACGCGGCAGCGGCGGACGTGCTGCCGGACGGCACCCGCGTGGGGGCCGGCGATCGGGTCACCTACTTCCAGTACGGCATGGGGAGGATGGAGGCCATCTGGGGTTCCGACGCGGCCGATTTCAGCCTCGATCGGTGGCTGGCGCTGCCGTCCGACGGCATGGCCGGCGGCGTGTCCCCCTTCAAGTACCCGGTGTTCCAGGGCGGGCCGCGGACGTGCCTGGGCAGGGAGATGGCTTTCGCGCAGATGAAGTTCGTGGCCTGCGCCGTGCTCCGGCGGTTCGATCTGCGGCCCGTGGACGAGGGCCGCACGCCGGTGTTCCTGCCGCTGCTGACCTCTCACATGGCCGGCGGGCTCAACGTGACGGTGAGGAGGAGGGCGGAGGACGCACGCCACGGCACGCATGACGCAGCAACGACAGCTGGAAAAACCCATTAA